The proteins below come from a single Afipia felis ATCC 53690 genomic window:
- a CDS encoding DUF6428 family protein: MGEIANPLSSSDELSLDALLGTLDAHKEKALIFHYDGQDVRPSYHVTEVKTGAFNALDCGANPESWQETFIQLWDIVEENRGHMPVGKFLAIMGKVAQSVPFPRDGKLTFEVSDGVRPMQLYKADTLTIEDDAVRVPLSPRPSSCKPRDRWLEEQKASCCTPKNSQPCCG, encoded by the coding sequence ATGGGCGAGATTGCCAACCCCCTTTCTTCCTCCGACGAGCTTTCCCTTGATGCGTTGCTAGGTACGTTGGACGCCCACAAGGAAAAAGCGCTGATCTTTCATTACGACGGGCAGGACGTTCGTCCGAGCTACCACGTCACCGAAGTGAAGACGGGCGCGTTCAATGCGCTGGACTGCGGCGCAAATCCTGAGAGCTGGCAGGAAACCTTCATCCAGTTATGGGACATCGTCGAAGAAAATCGCGGACACATGCCGGTCGGGAAGTTCTTGGCGATCATGGGGAAGGTCGCCCAAAGCGTCCCATTCCCGCGAGATGGCAAGTTGACCTTCGAAGTGAGCGACGGCGTGAGACCGATGCAACTCTACAAGGCGGATACACTCACCATTGAAGACGATGCTGTTCGTGTACCGCTCTCGCCACGTCCATCGAGCTGCAAGCCGCGCGACCGCTGGCTTGAAGAACAAAAGGCATCGTGCTGCACTCCGAAGAATAGCCAACCCTGTTGCGGGTGA
- a CDS encoding MFS transporter, producing the protein MPSQIRIVVPLGITQTLAWASSYYLPAILADPIARDLGLTANWIFGAFSAALVISGLLGPRIGRQIDLVGGRWVLSGSNIILAAGLVALAFTHSVAMLLFAWLLLGIGMGLGLYDAAFGALGRIFGQSARSAITGVTLFAGFASTIGWPLTSLGLGAIGWRETCLAWAAIHIAIGLPLNLIFIPKAAPHDSLAVNSSKPSIPMDRTMILLAFVFAAAWTVTGAMAAHFPRILEAAGASPSQAILAGALIGPAQVAARIAEAGFLSRYHPLISTRLACLAHPIGAAFVGIFGGPAAMALAILHGAGNGILTIARGTLPLAIFGPQNYAYRLGILGAPSRVAQAIAPFAFGILIEYIGTGVLIISSALSLSALAALLLLRPRRTEICRRDRRT; encoded by the coding sequence GTGCCAAGCCAAATCAGAATTGTCGTTCCTCTCGGCATTACGCAAACGCTTGCGTGGGCATCCAGCTACTATCTTCCGGCGATTCTGGCGGACCCTATTGCTCGCGATCTCGGGCTAACGGCAAACTGGATATTCGGCGCGTTCTCAGCCGCACTCGTGATTTCGGGATTGCTGGGTCCAAGGATCGGTCGCCAAATTGATCTCGTCGGTGGCCGGTGGGTGTTATCCGGGTCGAATATTATTTTAGCTGCGGGACTCGTAGCCCTTGCGTTCACCCACTCTGTCGCGATGCTTCTATTCGCATGGCTTCTTCTCGGCATCGGTATGGGGCTCGGGCTCTATGATGCGGCGTTCGGTGCCTTGGGACGCATCTTCGGTCAATCAGCGAGGTCAGCGATTACAGGCGTGACCCTTTTCGCAGGCTTCGCGAGTACTATTGGGTGGCCTCTAACCTCACTAGGGCTTGGCGCCATCGGCTGGCGGGAAACATGCCTTGCATGGGCTGCGATTCATATTGCTATCGGGCTTCCGTTGAACCTGATCTTTATTCCCAAAGCGGCGCCACATGACTCTTTAGCGGTAAACAGCAGCAAGCCGTCCATTCCGATGGACCGCACAATGATTCTCTTGGCGTTTGTGTTCGCTGCTGCGTGGACCGTGACAGGCGCGATGGCTGCACACTTCCCAAGAATACTTGAGGCGGCAGGAGCTTCGCCCTCGCAAGCAATCTTAGCAGGCGCTTTGATTGGTCCGGCGCAGGTGGCGGCTCGGATCGCAGAGGCAGGGTTTTTATCGCGCTACCACCCGTTGATTTCTACACGGCTTGCTTGTCTCGCGCATCCAATCGGTGCGGCATTTGTAGGAATCTTTGGCGGCCCGGCAGCAATGGCTTTGGCAATCCTGCATGGTGCAGGCAACGGCATACTGACGATCGCACGAGGCACGCTGCCGCTCGCTATCTTCGGTCCTCAAAACTACGCCTATCGCTTGGGGATTCTCGGAGCGCCTTCCAGAGTGGCGCAGGCGATTGCGCCGTTCGCCTTTGGTATCCTGATCGAATACATAGGAACCGGCGTGCTGATCATTTCATCTGCGCTGAGCCTATCAGCGCTAGCCGCCCTGCTATTGCTAAGACCGAGACGCACCGAAATATGCCGTCGTGACAGACGGACATGA